Proteins from one Podospora pseudoanserina strain CBS 124.78 chromosome 1, whole genome shotgun sequence genomic window:
- a CDS encoding hypothetical protein (EggNog:ENOG503P5RM; COG:S) gives MLLPSALACDSSQPPLTRLQASLLASPPASPPQISTQTAVGNIFSTCRSLHNLLASPAPLAPQPPATIEPITPPTTTHAQLPTPPLAHAPAPLKLRLRSRKNDTPSSSSATDPTTVPPRKRIAKRTPVHPSRGPNKRRRAVDDGLGREEDTSSDVEPEAEEPDEDPTPQTPKRSRIAPEVIPLGLERGDYHSLHHSRLYVDNNPTTSEGTDIVAEGDGSKWSAEDDRILVELVLEKLKLSKSEWQDCARSLGKDRSSVGKRWKSLMVNGDVGLKRTGLRRGRIHGTWR, from the coding sequence ATGTTGCTCCCGTCTGCGCTGGCATGCGACTCGTCGCAACCGCCATTGACGCGCCTCCAGGCTTCTCTCCtcgcctctcctcccgcaaGCCCTCCACAAATATCCACACAAACCGCCGTTGGCAACATCTTCTCTACATGTCGTTCACTTCATAATCTGCTAGCCAGCCCTGCGCCACTtgccccccaacctcccgcCACCATAGAGCCCATCACTCCACCCACTACAACGCATGCGCAATTGcctacaccaccactcgCCCATGCGCCGGCCCCTCTGAAACTCCGTCTACGATCGCGAAAAAACGAcacaccttcctcttccagcgCGACCGATCCAACAACAGTCCCGCCCCGTAAGCGCATCGCGAAGCGCACCCCGGTGCATCCTTCCCGGGGGCCAAATAAACGTCGGCGCGCCGTGGACGATGGCTTGGGGCGCGAGGAGGATACATCCAGCGATGTGGAACCAGAAGCAGAGGAGCCCGATGAGGATCCAACACCGCAAACCCCCAAGCGCTCCCGCATAGCCCCCGAGGTCATCCCCTTGGGTCTCGAGAGGGGTGACTACCACTCTTTGCACCATAGCAGGCTATATGTCGACAATAACCCCACAACGAGCGAAGGGACTGATATTGTAGCAGAAGGTGACGGGTCAAAATGGTCTGCTGAAGACGATCGAATCCTCGTCGAGCTTGTGCTAGAGAAACTGAAGCTGTCAAAGTCAGAGTGGCAGGATTGTGCGAGGAGTCTGGGGAAAGACAGATCTAGTGTAGGGAAAAGGTGGAAGAGTCTAATGGTAAATGGGGATGTCGGCCTGAAGAGGACGGGGTTgcggagaggaaggataCATGGTACCTGGAGGTGA
- a CDS encoding hypothetical protein (COG:I; COG:Q; EggNog:ENOG503NXAM) — MDLFRTLPVRSISVVSLTTAYLASSGKLSIWPQWSLVPSFLALWSLQFSFWLIWVLFLYNSLFSPFQDLPTPDGKHWLFGHFPIIKKFPTGKPMIEWVNTLPNDGLIRYFGLFNQERLLPTNPKVLTELLTTKNYDFQKPSSWRWLIGRMLGIGLLLAEGDEHKVQRRNLNPAFHFRHIKNLYPIFWSKSKEGVEALTKKVLSDEKSNGPSGPKDQEESRTAVVEVGNWASRIALDIIGVTGLGRDFGAISDPGNELNQTYQNLFSPSKQSQTLGMLNLIFPARLVQLLPVQRNADILEAARYIRNVCHDLIRAKKEKQERKESLGDDILSTAIESGAFSDDNLVDQLMTFLAAGHETTASAMTWAIYLLSKNPEIQSRLRAEVRSRLPSLADDSSQEITSVDIDSMTYLNAVCSEVLRYFPPAPVTIRVAACDTSIQGRHIPKGTQFMIIPWAINKSEALWGPDAREFNPDRWVPKDETDKSAASGGATSNYAFLTFLHGPRSCIGQQFAKAEFACMLATWVGRFEMELENKEEEDEEKISIKSTLTARPEKGLFARLKVLDGW, encoded by the exons ATGGATCTTTTCAGGACCTTACCTGTCCGCTCCATTTCGGTTGTCTCCCTGACGACTGCGTATCTAGCGTCATCAGGCAAACTATCCATATGGCCCCAATGGAGCCTGGTACCGTCATTTCTAGCTCTTTGGAGTCTTCAATTCTCCTTCTGGCTTATATGGGTTCTCTTTCTCTACAATAGTCTGTTTTCTCCCTTTCAAGACTTGCCCACGCCTGACGGCAAACATTGGCTCTTTGGCCatttccccatcatcaagaagttTCCGACTGGGAAACCTATGATTGAGTG GGTGAACACACTCCCGAATGACGGCCTGATCAGATATTTCGGTCTCTTCAACCAAGAGAGGCTGCTCCCTACAAACCCCAAGGTATTGACCGAACTTCTTACCACCAAAAACTATGACTTCCAAAAGCCCTCTTCATGGCGATGGCTCATCGGCCGTATGCTCGGTATCGGGCTTTTGTTGGCTGAAGGCGACGAACATAAAGTGCAGCGTAGGAATCTGAATCCAGCATTCCACTTCCGCCACATCAAGAATCTGTATCCAATTTTTTGGAGTAAATCCAAGGAGGGTGTAGAGGCCTTGACCAAGAAAGTCCTGAGTGACGAGAAGTCCAACGGGCCATCGGGACCCAAGGACCAAGAAGAAAGCCGTACGGCTGTCGTCGAGGTCGGAAACTGGGCCTCTAGAATTGCACTCGACATTATCGGAGTCACCGGTCTCGGTCGTGACTTTGGCGCCATCTCAGATCCAGGGAACGAACTCAACCAGACCTACCAAAATCTGTTTTCTCCCAGCAAGCAAAGCCAAACGCTCGGTATGCTTAACCTCATCTTCCCGGCCCGTCTAGTCCAACTCCTTCCTGTTCAACGCAACGCAGACATTTTGGAAGCCGCCCGCTATATAAGGAACGTCTGCCACGACCTCATCCGAGCcaagaaagaaaagcaagAACGGAAAGAGTCCCTCGGCGACGACATACTCTCCACCGCCATCGAATCCGGTGCTTTCAGCGACGATAACCTTGTTGACCAACTCATGACCTTTCTCGCTGCCGGCCACGAAACCACCGCGTCTGCCATGACATGGGCCATCTACCTCCTTTCCAAGAACCCCGAGATCCAATCCCGCCTCCGCGCTGAAGTCCGTTcccgcctcccctcccttgcGGATGATTCCTCCCAAGAAATCACCAGCGTCGACATCGACTCCATGACCTATCTCAACGCGGTTTGCTCTGAAGTCCTTCGGTATTTCCCCCCTGCTCCTGTCACCATCCGGGTAGCTGCCTGCGACACCTCGATCCAGGGCCGGCACATACCCAAGGGAACTCAGTTCATGATCATCCCTTGGGCTATCAACAAGTCCGAAGCCCTTTGGGGGCCTGACGCAAGGGAGTTCAACCCTGACCGCTGGGTGCCAAAGGACGAGACGGATAAGAGTGCCGCCAGTGGAGGGGCGACGTCGAACTATGCGTTCCTGACTTTCTTGCACGGGCCGAGGAGTTGTATCGGGCAGCAGTTTGCCAAGGCGGAGTTTGCGTGTATGTTGGCTAcgtgggttgggaggttcgagatggagctggagaataaggaggaggaggatgaggagaagatTAGTATCAAGAGCACGCTCACGGCAAGGCcggagaaggggttgtttgcGAGGTTAAAGGTGTTGGACGGGTGGTAG
- a CDS encoding hypothetical protein (EggNog:ENOG503NXE6; COG:Q): MAWTATEIPGSERLHELIGVGAAVLVTVLSTPAVTRSWREKGIWGGSGYTPINANDEYQDLDGVATEESIRAFSDTRPRIAIGLAIFAGIGALIASNVLIPPTLSDWVFWAEVVCWSLLALQAILLPPKHLYLSKFRLTVYGLASSLVIAVLVVVLHGFEALALILDSDSDTKYRAVGFLHLVQFSASVGAFLGFASFSRRPDVYDDQGLVDQQHTRSLLDLFSFSWNRVIFDVAKERQMKLEDIPNLDFATKSRNLQARFIKTRREKLPLWKQLIYAYSKELALQWLLTLVVALLALFPQVVLYNFLKRIENRQKDTATDPTIFIWVLGLLLSQLLQVGVNNWIRWITTTRLEIPVGSLLQSLVFFKALKQYETAPPAQKEDKTDGKKDGKAGEPNGVNDTSKPGKKANAKGKEPETRQNIINHMKLDSNRVTIFCMYNNNFPMAIFKLIFAGGFCISLMGWLPVVSGLLAACFVIPISSRLSTKYTALHFGLMKYRDGKAHLLTEALQGMRQIRFSALEQHWEDKILKSRNEELKQYWRVAVWQCLVVFIINLGPIMLASVTYFLYVWQNGTNIKASVIFTALGLFDQLDEAVALLPLLQTYLLEAWTSAVRLEKFFSQSDKEPVSKPGDSILFKDATVAWPRIEDTEKIDDEDATEERGAHSMLRNINLEFPPGQLTLVSGKTGAGKSLLLAAILGEVKLLNGVIRMPVLPPFDYDAKAIPESEWIIPELTSFVSQTPWIEGGTVRENVIFGLPFVEDRYRKVLAACALEKDIELLIDGDQTEVGPKGVTLSGGQRWRTALARALYSRAGILILDDVLSAVDAHVGRLIVDKALTGELARGRTRILATHHAELVLPHASFHIQLHNGEVLSVDHLTPSEDSSALTALSEEDVPSTEDSLVNGQPPLATKSKPKEDEESRETGRVKTKVYKAYFKASGGLLPWIGGVCILLLGHFLSVFRAWSLKELAQTASKEPEALRFTVQTTSKNAFHFAAGSGSEEREGWHWGYGIYFWLSVWLVIDFSTLLVQIIRVLAFFVIGMKASRVLFQDMTHAILRAPLRWIDTVPAGRILNRFTSDMFIVDRRLSNQAFTLIRTVLFLLVIIATSLSVSVYVIFFGILLFILYVRVSMAYIDAAREVKRINSVSHSPIYDQFSSVLSGLSTIRAFDRTEFYMKRMFTLIDNSSKASWALQLSGRWMAVRMGVLGALFVAVVANAVAVSDTNAALAGFSLAFALRYTNALTSVLQALTSVELGFNACERVLEYAEIETEPEGGKDVAAAWPTEGRIEVQDLTVKYADDLPPVLKKLNFSVGAGERVGIVGRTGAGKSTLAAVFFRLLVPVEGSVYIDNVDISTLKLSQLRSRLAIIPQDPFLFSGTLRSNLDMEGLLEDHDLLLALQRVHLIEHVEDQDRPAVYPPAGASVIMGFSTIPPADSETETEASTAVEGEPTVIEPESELNLPADNANIFTNLSTPISTGGANLSQGQRQLVCLARSLLKRPKIVILDEATSAVDRGTDSNIQESLRKEFAAAGCTVLVIAHRLSTVADFDRLLVMDKGRVAEFGSPRELLEAGMRRVVEEPKQQGDSRVDGDTAEDDEEANGTGAFWELVQKSAEKEKLLEMVFGSEKDRLMKEIFGNTNGV, encoded by the exons ATGGCCTGGACGGCCACCGAAATCCCAGGCTCGGAGCGCCTGCATGAGTTAATTGGAGTCGGTGCCGCCGTTCTGGTAACAGTTCTGTCAACGCCTGCCGTCACCCGTTCCTGGAGAGAGAAGGGCATCTGGGGTGGCTCTGGTTACACCCccatcaacgccaacgaTGAGTACCAAGATCTCGACGGTGTGGCGACCGAAGAGTCCATCCGGGCTTTCTCGGACACGCGACCTCGCATTGCCATTGGCCTCGCCATCTTCGCTGGTATTGGCGCTTTGATTGCCTCCAACGTCTTGATCCCGCCCACTCTCTCCGACTGGGTCTTTTGGGCAGAGGTTGTCTGTTGG TCTCTTCTTGCTTTACAGGccatccttctccctccaAAGCATCTCTATCTCTCCAAGTTCCGCTTGACAGTGTACGGCTTGGCATCCTCCCTTGTCATCGCCGTCTTGGTAGTTGTGCTCCATGGATTCGAAGCGCTGGCCCTGATTTTGGATTCCGACTCGGATACCAAATACCGGGCTGTTggcttcctccaccttgtACAATTTTCGGCTTCTGTGGGCGCATTTTTGGGCTTTGCTTCTTTCTCAAGGAGACCGGATGTCTACGATGATCAAGGGCTGGTCGACCAGCAACACACCAGGTCTCTGCTCGATCTTTTCTCGTTTTCCTGGAACAGGGTTATCTTTGATGTGGCCAAGGAGCGTCAGATGAAGCTTGAGGACATCCCGAACCTCGACTTTGCCACAAAATCAAGAAACCTGCAGGCTAGATTCATCAAGACGCGCCGCGAGAAACTGCCGCTCTGGAAGCAGCTCATCTACGCGTATTCCAAGGAGCTGGCCTTGCAGTGGTTGCTTACCCTGGTCGTCGCGCTTCTGGCCTTGTTCCCGCAAGTTGTTTTGTATAACTTCCTGAAGAGGATCGAGAACCGGCAGAAAGACACAGCCACAGATCCCACCATCTTTATTTGGGTTCTAGGATTGCTTCTGAGCCAATTGCTCCAAGTCGGCGTCAATAACTGGATTAGGTGGATCACCACGACTCGTCTGGAGATACCTGTTGGCTCACTTCTTCAGTCCCTGGTTTTCTTCAAGGCGCTGAAGCAGTACGAGACAGCTCCCCCGGCCCAGAAAGAAGACAAAACCGACGGCAAAAAGGATGGAAAAGCAGGCGAGCCCAATGGCGTCAATGACACAAGCAAGCCAGGAAAGAAAGCCAACGCCAAAGGAAAAGAACCGGAGACTCGACagaacatcatcaaccacatgAAGCTTGACTCCAACCGCGTTACAATCTTTTGCATGTACAACAATAACTTCCCCATGGCTATTTTCAAACTCATCTTTGCCGGTGGGTTTTGTATTAGTTTGATGGGTTGGCTACCAGTGGTCAGCGGCCTACTCGCCGCGTGCTTCGTGATCCCCATCAGCTCGCGCTTGTCCACCAAATACACGGCCCTTCATTTTGGTCTGATGAAGTATCGAGATGGAAAGGCCCATCTGTTGACAGAGGCTCTGCAGGGCATGCGACAAATCAGATTCTCGGCCTTGGAGCAGCATTGGGAGGACAAGATTCTCAAGAGCCGTAACGAAGAGCTCAAACAGTACTGGAGAGTCGCTGTATGGCAGTGCCTTGTTgttttcatcatcaacttggGACCCATCATGCTGGCCAGTGTCACGTATTTCCTTTACGTTTGGCAGAACGGAACAAACATCAAGGCTTCCGTGATTTTCACCGCACTCGGCCTCTTCGACCAGCTGGATGAGGCTGTAGCTCTCCTTCCACTTCTTCAAACATACCTGCTCGAAGCTTGGACCAGTGCTGTCCGGTTGGAGAAGTTCTTCAGTCAATCTGACAAGGAACCAGTATCAAAACCCGGGGACTCCATTCTGTTCAAGGATGCCACAGTGGCGTGGCCAAGAATTGAGGATACCGAGAAGattgatgacgaggatgccACCGAAGAGAGAGGCGCCCACTCAATGCTCAGAAATATCAACCTGGAATTCCCTCCTGGCCAACTGACTTTGGTATCGGGTAAAACAGGCGCCGGCAAAAGCCTCTTGCTTGCCGCTATTCTGGGAGAAGTCAAGCTACTCAACGGCGTCATTCGGATGCCCGTTCTGCCTCCCTTTGACTACGATGCCAAGGCTATCCCTGAGTCCGAGTGGATTATCCCCGAACTAACCTCGTTTGTCTCTCAGACTCCCTGGATCGAGGGTGGCACCGTGAGAGAGAACGTGATATTTGGCCTCCCTTTTGTAGAGGATCGCTATCGCAAGGTGCTTGCTGCTTGTGCTCTTGAAAAGGACATTGAGCTCCTGATAGACGGTGATCAAACAGAAGTTGGACCCAAGGGGGTGACGCTTTCAGGCGGTCAGCGCTGGCGAACGGCCCTTGCTAGAGCTCTCTACTCTCGGGCTGGGATTCTCATTCTGGACGATGTTCTCAGCGCCGTCGACGCTCATGTCGGGCGTTTGATCGTTGACAAAGCCTTGACGGGTGAGCTGGCGAGAGGGAGGACTCGCATTCTCGCCACTCATCATGCCGAGCTCGTCCTGCCACATGCTAGCTTTCACATCCAGCTCCATAACGGAGAAGTCCTCTCGGTTGATCACCTTACACCTTCTGAAGACAGCTCTGCGTTGACAGCCCTGTCTGAAGAAGATGTTCCATCCACGGAAGATAGCCTGGTAAATGGACAGCCTCCCTTAGCAACCAAGAGCAAACCCAAAGAGGACGAAGAAAGCAGAGAGACAGGTCGTGTCAAAACCAAGGTGTACAAAGCTTACTTCAAAGCCAGTGGCGGCCTGTTGCCTTGGATTGGGGGTGTATGCATTCTTTTGCTCGGTCATTTCTTGTCGGTCTTCCGGGCTTGGAGTTTGAAAGAGCTTGCGCAGACAGCATCGAAAGAGCCAGAGGCCCTCCGTTTCACGGTTCAAACTACCTCCAAGAACGCCTTCCATTTTGCTGCCGGCTCTGGCTccgaagagagagagggttggCACTGGGGCTATGGCATCTACTTCT GGCTGTCCGTTTGGCTCGTGATCGACTTCTCGACGTTGTTGGTCCAGATAATAAGAGTACTGgccttcttcgtcatcgGCATGAAAGCTTCTAGAGTTCTTTTCCAAGACATGACGCATGCCATTCTTCGTGCTCCGTTGCGATGGATAGACACAGTTCCAGCTGGTCGAATCCTCAACCGCTTCACGTCAGATATGTTCATTGTGGACCGCCGGCTCTCTAATCAAGCGTTTACCTTGATTCGCACCGTGCTGTTTTTGCTGGTTATCATTGCTACTAG TCTGTCAGTTTCGGTGTACGTCATTTTTTTCGGCATCCTCCTGTTCATACTCTACGTCCGAGTATCCATGGCGTACATCGACGCTGCCCGAGAGGTCAAGCGAATCAACTCCGTGTCCCATTCTCCGATCTACGATCAGTTCAGCTCTGTGCTTTCTGGTCTCTCAACTATCCGGGCCTTCGACCGCACCGAGTTCTACATGAAGCGCATGTTTACCCTGATCGACAACAGCTCCAAGGCTTCGTGGGCACTCCAGCTATCTGGTCGATGGATGGCTGTACGTATGGGGGTCCTTGGCGCTCTCTTCGTTGCTGTCGTCGCCAATGCGGTAGCAGTTAGTGACACCAACGCCGCCTTGGCTGGATTCAGTTTGGCCTTCGCCCTGCGCTACACAAACGCGCTGACATCTGTTCTTCAAGCGTTGACGTCAGTGGAGCTGGGTTTCAACGCATGCGAGAGAGTCTTGGAATATGCAGAAATCGAGACGGAGCCGGAAGGCGGGAAGGATGTTGCAGCAGCATGGCCTACTGAGGGCAGGATCGAGGTCCAAGATCTGACAGTCAAATATGCGGATGACCTTCCCCCGGTCCTCAAAAAACTCAACTTTAGTGTGGGTGCTGGCGAAAGAGTCGGTATCGTCGGACGGACAGGAGCCGGAAAGTCAACCCTGGCGGCTGTGTTTTTCCGTCTTCTTGTGCCTGTTGAGGGCTCTGTTTATATTGACAATGTCGACATCTCGACCTTGAAGCTTAGCCAGCTGCGAAGCCGTCTTGCCATCATTCCGCAGGaccccttccttttctc TGGTACATTGCGATCGAACCTGGATATGGAAGGACTTCTTGAGGATCACGATTTGCTATTGGCACTGCAGCGTGTCCATCTTATTGAGCACGTTGAAGATCAGGACCGTCCAGCTGTATACCCACCAGCTGGAGCCTCAGTCATTATGGGATtttccaccatcccccctgCAGATTCAGAAACGGAAACAGAGGCTTCCACggctgttgagggagagCCCACGGTGATTGAGCCGGAGTCAGAGTTGAACCTGCCTGCGGACAACGCCAACATCTTTACCAACTTGTCGACACCCATCAGCACGGGTGGTGCAAACTTGTCCCAGGGGCAGCGACAACTGGTTTGCCTTGCGCGCTCTCTTCTTAAGCGTCCCAAAATTGTCATACTCGACGAGGCCACCAGCGCTGTCGACAGGGGTACCGATAGCAATATCCAAGAATCGCTTCGTAAAGAGTTTGCGGCTGCCGGTTGTACCGTTCTAGTTATTGCTCACCGACTGTCGACCGTTGCAGACTTCGACCGCCTCTTGGTCATGGACAAGGGCCGTGTGGCCGAGTTCGGCAGCCCACGGGAGTTGCTCGAGGCGGGCATGAGACGCGTTGTAGAAGAGCCCAAACAACAGGGTGACTCGCGGGTTGACGGTGACAcggccgaggatgacgaggaagccAACGGCACTGGAGCGTTCTGGGAGCTAGTGCAGAAGAGTGcggaaaaggagaagcttTTGGAGATGGTTTTCGGCAGTGAAAAGGATCGGCTGATGAAGGAAATCTTTGGCAATACCAATGGGGTATGA
- a CDS encoding hypothetical protein (COG:Q; EggNog:ENOG503NVM2), protein MTDKGQFQSGHEIPVTHQDFPGKEAKMPYPTPLFDEIPTSDGKNQKYRAAGKLKGKNAIITGGDSGIGRATAILFAMEGANSLIVYLPEEEDDAQETKKRVEQYGQQCHLISTDLRDRKNCQKVVDEAVKLFNGQIDILFNNAAYQMMVPDIKDLSEDQWIHTFDTNIHPYFYLAKYSLPHMKPGSTIINNASINAYIGRPDLLDYTSTKGAIISFTRGLSNQKVGQGIRVNAVAPGPVWTPLIPSTMNDDAQKQFTSPMGRPAQPSEIATCVVFLASTDSSAISGQTIHCNGGTVLNG, encoded by the exons ATGACTGACAAGGGACAATTCCAGAGTG GGCACGAGATCCCGGTGACGCACCAGGACTTCCCTGGAAAAGAGGCCAAAATGCCATATCCTACACCACTGTTCGATGAGATCCCAACTAGCGATGGCAAGAACCAAAAGTACAGAGCTGCCGGCAAGCTCAAGGGCAAGAATGCCATCATCACAGGTGGTGATTCTGGTATTGGCCGTGCGACTGCCATCCTGTTTGCCATGGAGGGTGCCAACTCGCTGATTGTCTATCTGcctgaggaagaggatgatgcccAAGAGACCAAGAAACGTGTTGAGCAGTACGGTCAGCAATGTCATCTCATTTCAACCGATCTGCGGGACCGCAAGAATTGCCAGAAGGTGGTCGATGAGGCCGTCAAACTATTCAATGGCCAGATCGATATCCTTTTCAACAATGCGGCCTATCAGATGATGGTTCCTGACATCAAGGACTTGTCCGA GGACCAATGGATCCATACCTTCGACACCAACATCCACCCCTACTTCTACCTGGCCAAGTATTCACTGCCTCACATGAAGCCTGGaagcaccatcatcaacaatgCAAGCATCAACGCCTACATCGGCCGGCCTGACTTGTTGGATTACACATCGACCAAAGGCGCCATCATTTCTTTTACCCGTGGATTGAGCAATCAGAAGGTTGGCCAGGGTATCCGGGTGAATGCTGTTGCGCCAGGTCCCGTGTGGACCCCCTTGATCCCGTCGACGATGAACGATGACGCGCAGAAGCAATTTACCAGCCCAATGGGTCGGCCCGCACAACCGAGTGAGATCGCAACCTGCGTTGTGTTCCTCGCGTCTACCGATAGTTCGGCCATCAGTGGACAGACGATCCACTGCAATGGAGGCACTGTTCTGAACGGCTGA